One window of the Betta splendens chromosome 21, fBetSpl5.4, whole genome shotgun sequence genome contains the following:
- the ecrg4a gene encoding augurin-A codes for MASQQFYVSLTGLAALLLVLALGDASSGGSLHKILRKRDVAAAAAGPSKSSVAIQPSKAQEFLAKLSRTRRHIWDRTRPDVQQWIAQFMSMGYDEQRLEADLSYWMDHARANDQGRQHHYDENAPLAPQHPSSYRHGANVNYDYY; via the exons ATGGCATCCCAGCAGTTCTATGTCAGCTTAACTGGGCTGGCTGCACTGTTGCTAGTGTTGGCGCTCGGAG ATGCGTCCAGTGGAGGCAGCTTGCACAAGATACTAAGAAAGAGAGATG tggcagcagcagctgccggcCCCTCGAAGTCGTCCGTCGCCATCCAACCGTCCAAGGCTCAAGAGTTCCTGGCCAAGCTCAGCAGGACCAGGAGGCACATTTGGGATCGCACCAGACCAGACGTGCAGCAGTGGATCGCGCAGTTCATGTCCATGGGATATGATGAGCAG aggctggaggctgacCTGTCGTACTGGATGGACCACGCACGAGCCAATGATCAGGGACGTCAGCACCACTACGATGAAAACGCCCCGCTCGCCCCGCAGCACCCCAGCTCCTACAGACACGGGGCGAACGTCAACTACGACTACTATTAA
- the uxs1 gene encoding UDP-glucuronic acid decarboxylase 1, giving the protein MMKRVIWMVSGLNRRMMKLLFALALIAYIASVWGTYTNMRSIQENEENAIKEKINDALAPLREKIHDLEQSFSQKYPPVKFLSEKDRKRILITGGAGFVGSHLTDKLMMDGHEVTVVDNFFTGRKRNVEHWIGHENFELINHDVVEPLYIEVDQIYHLASPASPPNYMYNPIKTLKTNTIGTLNMLGLAKRVGARLLLASTSEVYGDPEVHPQNEEYWGHVNPIGPRACYDEGKRVAETMCYAYMKQEGVEVRVARIFNTFGSRMHMNDGRVVSNFILQALQGEPLTVYGTGSQTRAFQYVSDLVNGLVLLMNSNVSSPVNLGNPEEHTILEFAQLIKSLVVSRSEIEFLPEAQDDPQRRRPDITKAKISLNWEPVVPLEEGLNKTIQYFSRELEHQANNQYIPKPKAARMKKGRPRHN; this is encoded by the exons ATGATGAAGCGGGTCATCTGGATGGTATCAGGACTAAACCGAAGAATGATGAAGCTGCTTTTTGCCCTCGCTTTGATCGCGTATATTGCCT CTGTTTGGGGAACATATACGAACATGAG ATCAATtcaagaaaatgaagaaaatgcgATCAAGGAGAAAATTAATGAC GCTTTGGCTCCTCTCAGGGAAAAGATTCATGATCTGGAACAAAG TTTTTCCCAGAAATATCCACCTGTGAAATTCCTGTCAGAAAAGGATAGAAAGAGAATTTTG ATTACTGGAGGTGCTGGTTTTGTTGGGTCCCACCTGACTGATAAGCTGATGATGGATGGCCATGAGGTTACTGTGGTTGACAACTTCTTCACAGGGAGAAAGAGAAACGTGGAGCACTGGATTGGTCATGAAAACTTTGAGCTCATCAATCATGATGTGGTGGAGCCTCTCTATATTGAAG TGGATCAGATCTATCACCTGGCATCTCCAGCCTCACCACCTAACTACATGTACAACCCCATCAAAACCCTGAAGACCAACACCATTGGTACACTTAACATGCTCG GGCTGGCCAAACGTGTGGGTGCCAGACTTCTTCTGGCTTCTACTTCTGAGGTTTATGGAG ACCCAGAGGTGCATCCTCAAAATGAGGAGTACTGGGGACACGTGAATCCAATTGGTCCACGAGCGTGTTATGATGAGGGGAAGCGCGTGGCCGAGACGATGTGTTATGCCTACATGAAACAG GAAGGAGTAGAAGTGAGAGTGGCGAGAATCTTCAACACCTTCGGTTCTCGAATGCACATGAACGATGGACGTGTTGTCAGCAACTTCATCCTGCAGGCTCTACAGGGAGAACCTCTCACT GTTTATGGTACTGGTTCCCAAACACGAGCGTTTCAATACGTAAG TGATCTGGTGAACGGCCTGGTGTTGTTGATGAACAGTAACGTCAGCAGTCCAGTCAATCTG GGGAACCCAGAGGAGCACACCATATTGGAGTTCGCTCAGCTGATCAAGAGTCTTGTtg TAAGTCGGAGTGAGATTGAGTTCCTTCCAGAGGCCCAGGACGACCCACAGAGGCGAAGACCTGACATCACTAAAGCGAAAATTTCGCTCAACTGGGAGCCAGTG GTTCCATTGGAAGAAGGCTTGAACAAAACTATTCAGTACTTCAGCAGAGAACTGGAGCATCAGGCCAACAACCAGTACATCCCCAAACCTAAAGCCGCCCGCATGAAGAAAGGAAGACCTAGACATAACTGA